A portion of the Oscillospiraceae bacterium genome contains these proteins:
- a CDS encoding radical SAM protein produces MPKTDLVSPPSHCALCPRRCGVDRAAGAVGFCGAGRTLKAARAALHFWEEPCISGTRGSGTVFFSGCTLKCCFCQNYPISAEGLGKEISVEHLAEIFLSLQAQGAHNINLVTPGQWRPWITSALDLARAQGLHLPIVCNTGGYETVENVEAWRGYIDIWLADLKYVSPALSAELSAAPDYFAQAKPAIEAMMAQAGHPVFDADGILQRGVILRHLALPGHVDDSFAVLDQMAAWNDADPGCFLPSVMSQYTPFYKAAEHGIGRRITTYEYHRVVNYAMDKGLVQGYMQQKSSAKEEYTPSFDLTGV; encoded by the coding sequence ATGCCGAAAACCGATCTTGTCTCTCCGCCCTCCCACTGCGCCCTGTGCCCCCGCCGCTGCGGGGTGGACCGGGCTGCCGGAGCCGTGGGCTTCTGCGGCGCGGGCCGCACCCTGAAAGCCGCCCGCGCTGCCCTGCATTTCTGGGAGGAGCCCTGCATCAGCGGCACCCGTGGCAGCGGCACCGTGTTCTTTTCCGGCTGCACCCTCAAGTGCTGCTTCTGCCAGAACTACCCCATCAGCGCCGAAGGGCTGGGCAAGGAGATCAGCGTGGAGCATCTGGCCGAAATCTTTCTCAGCCTGCAGGCACAGGGAGCCCACAACATCAATCTGGTCACGCCGGGCCAGTGGCGGCCCTGGATCACTTCCGCACTGGACCTTGCCCGGGCACAGGGCCTGCATCTGCCCATTGTGTGCAACACCGGCGGCTATGAGACCGTGGAGAATGTGGAGGCCTGGCGCGGGTACATCGACATCTGGCTGGCCGATCTGAAATACGTCTCCCCCGCCCTGTCGGCGGAACTTTCCGCCGCACCGGACTACTTTGCTCAGGCAAAACCCGCCATTGAAGCCATGATGGCCCAGGCCGGGCACCCGGTATTCGACGCCGACGGCATCCTGCAGCGGGGCGTCATCCTGCGGCATCTGGCGCTGCCGGGCCATGTGGACGACAGCTTTGCCGTGCTGGACCAGATGGCCGCCTGGAACGATGCCGACCCGGGGTGCTTCCTGCCCAGCGTCATGAGCCAGTATACGCCGTTCTACAAGGCCGCGGAGCACGGCATCGGGCGGCGCATCACCACCTATGAGTACCACCGGGTGGTGAACTACGCCATGGACAAGGGCCTTGTGCAGGGCTACATGCAGCAGAAGAGCAGTGCCAAGGAGGAATACACCCCCAGCTTTGACCTGACGGGGGTGTAA
- a CDS encoding sugar kinase, with protein sequence MEHFNPILGSETTGQKFITCGEIMLRLTPPNYEKIRMASAFEASYGGSEANIALALANLGVDSTFFSVVPNNSLGKSAVRWLRSNDVHCTPMILTEPDETPSNRLGTYYLETGYGIRPSKVIYDRKHSVITEYDFSQVDLDALLDGFHWLHLSGITPALAPNCRSLILDMLKVAKKKGLTVSFDGNFRSTLWTWEEARDFCTECLPYVDVLLGIEPYHLWKDENDHSKGDWKDGVPLQPSYEQQDEIFQHFIERYPNLKCIARHVRYAHSGSENSLKAFMWYDGHTFESKLFTFNILDRVGGGDAFASGLIYAMLHNYKAMDMINFAVASSAIKHTIHGDANITDDVSSIRNLMNMNYDIKR encoded by the coding sequence ATGGAACATTTCAATCCCATCCTTGGCAGCGAGACCACCGGCCAGAAATTCATCACCTGCGGCGAGATCATGCTGCGTCTGACCCCGCCGAACTACGAAAAGATCCGCATGGCGTCTGCCTTTGAGGCCAGCTACGGCGGCAGTGAGGCCAACATTGCGCTGGCTCTGGCAAACCTGGGTGTGGATAGCACCTTCTTCAGCGTGGTGCCCAACAACAGCCTGGGCAAAAGCGCCGTGCGCTGGCTGCGCTCCAACGACGTGCACTGCACCCCCATGATCCTCACCGAGCCGGACGAGACCCCCTCGAACCGTCTGGGTACTTACTATCTGGAGACCGGCTACGGCATCCGGCCGTCCAAGGTCATCTACGACCGCAAGCACAGTGTCATCACTGAGTATGACTTCTCGCAGGTGGATCTGGACGCCCTGCTGGACGGCTTTCACTGGCTGCATCTCAGCGGCATTACCCCGGCACTGGCTCCCAACTGCCGCAGCCTGATCCTGGACATGCTCAAGGTGGCCAAAAAGAAGGGCCTGACCGTGAGCTTTGACGGCAACTTCCGCTCCACCCTATGGACCTGGGAAGAGGCCCGCGACTTCTGCACCGAGTGCCTGCCCTACGTGGATGTGCTGCTGGGCATTGAGCCCTATCACCTGTGGAAGGACGAGAACGACCACAGCAAGGGTGACTGGAAGGACGGCGTGCCCCTGCAGCCCAGCTACGAGCAGCAGGACGAGATCTTCCAGCACTTCATTGAGCGCTACCCCAACCTGAAGTGCATCGCCCGCCATGTGCGTTATGCTCACAGCGGCAGCGAAAACAGCCTGAAGGCCTTTATGTGGTACGACGGCCACACCTTCGAGAGCAAGCTGTTCACCTTCAACATTCTGGACCGCGTGGGCGGCGGCGACGCCTTCGCCAGCGGCCTGATCTATGCCATGCTGCACAACTACAAAGCCATGGATATGATCAACTTTGCCGTGGCCAGCAGCGCCATCAAGCACACCATCCACGGCGATGCCAACATCACCGACGATGTGAGCAGCATCCGCAATCTGATGAATATGAACTACGACATCAAGCGGTAA